In one Drosophila pseudoobscura strain MV-25-SWS-2005 chromosome X, UCI_Dpse_MV25, whole genome shotgun sequence genomic region, the following are encoded:
- the LOC4814533 gene encoding L-xylulose reductase, whose protein sequence is MWADLKNKVILVTGAGAGIGQALVKELAGAGATVIAVARSEAQLKELAAFDPKNIQPLQLDLAEWQPVREALAKVPLLDGLVNNAGVAIIKPFEELTEQDFDTHFNVNIKAVFNVTQALLPKLRDGASIVNVSSIAASRSFAGHTAYSATKAALDSLTKSLALELGPRRIRVNSVNPTVVLTKMGRDNWSDPGKSGPLLAHIPLNRFCEVQEVVDATGYLLSNKSSFVNGHHILLEGGYAVS, encoded by the exons ATGTGGGCCGATCTCAAAAACAAGGTGATTTTGGTGACGGGCGCGGGTGCGGGCATTGGCCAAGCACTGGTCAAAGAGCTGGCAGGCGCAGGAGCCACGGTCATAGCAGTGGCCCGCAGCGAGGCCCAGCTCAAGGAGCTAGCTGCCTTTGATCCCAAGAACATTCAGCCCCTGCAGCTGGACCTGGCCGAGTGGCAGCCGGTGAGAGAGGCCCTGGCCAAGGTGCCGCTCTTGGACGGACTGGTGAACAATGCCGGAGTGGCCATCATCAAGCCATTCGAGGAGCTCACCGAACAGGACTTTGATAC CCACTTTAATGTGAATATCAAGGCCGTCTTCAATGTGACCCAGGCCCTGCTGCCCAAGCTCCGCGATGGAGCATCCATTGTGAATGTCTCCTCGATAGCGGCGTCGCGCTCGTTTGCCGGACATACTGCGTACAGTGCCACCAAGGCGGCCCTCGACTCGCTGACCAAGTCATTGGCCCTGGAGCTGGGTCCACGTCGGATACGAGTCAATTCGGTCAATCCCACGGTGGTGCTGACCAAAATGGGGCGTGACAACTGGTCGGATCCCGGCAAGAGTGGACCCTTGCTGGCCCACATTCCGCTCAATAGGTTCTGTGAGGTGCAAGAGGTGGTCGATGCCACTGGCTACCTGCTGAGCAACAAGTCCAGCTTCGTGAATGGCCATCACATTCTGCTGGAGGGCGGCTATGCCGTATCCTAG
- the Usp39 gene encoding U4/U6.U5 tri-snRNP-associated protein 2 isoform X1, with the protein MAQTKSTAAKRPRLDNRPANMQEDDETPSVFNPKYRVCPYLDTINRNLLDFDFEKLCSVSLTRINVYACLVCGKYFQGRGTNTHAYTHSVGEAHHVFLNLHTLRFYCLPDNYEIIDSSLDDIKYVLNPTFTKQEISKLDFVLPKQSRTVDGILYLPGVVGLNNIKANDYCNVVLHALSHVGPLRDYFLREQSYAKIKRPPGDSMFTLVQRFGELMRKMWNPRNFKAHVSPHEMLQAVVLWSSKRFQITEQGDPIDFLSWFLNTLHRALKGNKQPNSSILYNIFLGEMQIFTRKMPPVELDDAAKEKLLATEEYQDQVEHTNFIYLTCDLPPPPLFTDEFRENIIPQVNLYQLLGKFNGSAEKEYKTYKDNFMKRFEITRLPQFIILYIKRFTKNTFFLEKNPTIVNFPIKNVDFGDILGMRQRDKDVKDTKYNLVANIVHDGDPKKGTYRAHILHKANGQWYEMQDLHVTEILPQMITLTESYIQIYERSSDPS; encoded by the exons ATGGCGCAAACGAAATCCACAG CAGCTAAGCGCCCCAGGCTGGACAACAGGCCGGCAAATATGCAAGAAGACGATG AGACGCCATCCGTGTTCAATCCAAAGTATCGGGTGTGTCCCTACCTGGACACGATCAACCGCAATCTGTTGGACTTTGATTTCGAGAAGCTTTGCTCCGTTTCGCTGACACGGATTAATGTGTACGCTTGCTTGGTGTGCGGCAAGTATTTCCAGGGACGCGGCACCAACACGCACGCCTATACGCATTCGGTGGGAGAGGCGCATCATGTGTTCCTCAATCTCCACACACTGAGATTCTACTGCCTGCCGGACAACTACGAGATCATCGACTCGTCGCTGGACGACATCAAATACGTGCTAAACCCCACCTTCACCAAGCAGGAAATAAGCAAACTCGACTTCGTCCTGCCGAAGCAGTCGCGCACCGTCGACGGCATCCTCTATCTGCCCGGCGTCGTCGGTCTGAACAACATCAAAGCCAACGACTACTGTAACGTGGTGCTGCACGCGCTCTCGCACGTGGGCCCCCTGCGGGACTACTTCTTGCGCGAGCAGAGCTACGCAAAGATCAAGCGGCCGCCGGGCGACTCGATGTTCACCCTGGTGCAGCGCTTCGGCGAGCTGATGCGAAAAATGTGGAATCCGCGAAACTTTAAGGCTCACGTCTCGCCGCACGAAATGCTGCAGGCGGTGGTGCTGTGGTCGAGTAAGCGCTTTCAAATAACAGAGCAGGGCGATCCCATTGATTTTCTCTCCTGGTTCCTCAACACCCTCCATCGTGCCCTCAAGGGCAACAAGCAACCCAACTCCTCCATTCTGTATAACATCTTCCTCGGCGAAATGCAGATATTTACGCGCAAAATGCCGCCCGTAGAGCTGGACGATGCAGCCAAGGAGAAACTGCTCGCAACCGAGGAGTACCAGGATCAGGTGGAGCACACAAACTTTATCTATCTCACCTGCGacctgccgccgccacctctGTTCACCGACGAGTTCCGCGAGAACATCATTCCGCAAGTGAATCTCTACCAGCTGCTGGGCAAGTTCAATGGCAGTGCCGAGAAGGAGTACAAAACCTACAAGGACAACTTCATGAAACGCTTCGAGATCACCCGATTGCCGCAGTTCATTATCTTGTACATTAAGCGGTTCACCAAGAACACGTTCTTCTTGGAGAAGAATCCCACCATTGTCAATTTTCCCATCAA GAACGTGGACTTTGGTGACATTCTGGGCATGCGCCAGAGGGACAAGGATGTCAAGGATACCAAATACAATCTGGTGGCGAACATTGTCCACGACGGTGACCCCAAGAAGGGCACTTATCGCGCCCACATACTGCACAAGGCAAACGGGCAGTGGTACGAGATGCAGGACTTGCATGTCACCGAAATCCTACCCCAGATGATCACCCTCACCGAGTCCTACATTCAGATCTACGAGCGCAGTTCGGATCCCTCATGA
- the Usp39 gene encoding U4/U6.U5 tri-snRNP-associated protein 2 isoform X2 produces MAQTKSTAKRPRLDNRPANMQEDDETPSVFNPKYRVCPYLDTINRNLLDFDFEKLCSVSLTRINVYACLVCGKYFQGRGTNTHAYTHSVGEAHHVFLNLHTLRFYCLPDNYEIIDSSLDDIKYVLNPTFTKQEISKLDFVLPKQSRTVDGILYLPGVVGLNNIKANDYCNVVLHALSHVGPLRDYFLREQSYAKIKRPPGDSMFTLVQRFGELMRKMWNPRNFKAHVSPHEMLQAVVLWSSKRFQITEQGDPIDFLSWFLNTLHRALKGNKQPNSSILYNIFLGEMQIFTRKMPPVELDDAAKEKLLATEEYQDQVEHTNFIYLTCDLPPPPLFTDEFRENIIPQVNLYQLLGKFNGSAEKEYKTYKDNFMKRFEITRLPQFIILYIKRFTKNTFFLEKNPTIVNFPIKNVDFGDILGMRQRDKDVKDTKYNLVANIVHDGDPKKGTYRAHILHKANGQWYEMQDLHVTEILPQMITLTESYIQIYERSSDPS; encoded by the exons ATGGCGCAAACGAAATCCACAG CTAAGCGCCCCAGGCTGGACAACAGGCCGGCAAATATGCAAGAAGACGATG AGACGCCATCCGTGTTCAATCCAAAGTATCGGGTGTGTCCCTACCTGGACACGATCAACCGCAATCTGTTGGACTTTGATTTCGAGAAGCTTTGCTCCGTTTCGCTGACACGGATTAATGTGTACGCTTGCTTGGTGTGCGGCAAGTATTTCCAGGGACGCGGCACCAACACGCACGCCTATACGCATTCGGTGGGAGAGGCGCATCATGTGTTCCTCAATCTCCACACACTGAGATTCTACTGCCTGCCGGACAACTACGAGATCATCGACTCGTCGCTGGACGACATCAAATACGTGCTAAACCCCACCTTCACCAAGCAGGAAATAAGCAAACTCGACTTCGTCCTGCCGAAGCAGTCGCGCACCGTCGACGGCATCCTCTATCTGCCCGGCGTCGTCGGTCTGAACAACATCAAAGCCAACGACTACTGTAACGTGGTGCTGCACGCGCTCTCGCACGTGGGCCCCCTGCGGGACTACTTCTTGCGCGAGCAGAGCTACGCAAAGATCAAGCGGCCGCCGGGCGACTCGATGTTCACCCTGGTGCAGCGCTTCGGCGAGCTGATGCGAAAAATGTGGAATCCGCGAAACTTTAAGGCTCACGTCTCGCCGCACGAAATGCTGCAGGCGGTGGTGCTGTGGTCGAGTAAGCGCTTTCAAATAACAGAGCAGGGCGATCCCATTGATTTTCTCTCCTGGTTCCTCAACACCCTCCATCGTGCCCTCAAGGGCAACAAGCAACCCAACTCCTCCATTCTGTATAACATCTTCCTCGGCGAAATGCAGATATTTACGCGCAAAATGCCGCCCGTAGAGCTGGACGATGCAGCCAAGGAGAAACTGCTCGCAACCGAGGAGTACCAGGATCAGGTGGAGCACACAAACTTTATCTATCTCACCTGCGacctgccgccgccacctctGTTCACCGACGAGTTCCGCGAGAACATCATTCCGCAAGTGAATCTCTACCAGCTGCTGGGCAAGTTCAATGGCAGTGCCGAGAAGGAGTACAAAACCTACAAGGACAACTTCATGAAACGCTTCGAGATCACCCGATTGCCGCAGTTCATTATCTTGTACATTAAGCGGTTCACCAAGAACACGTTCTTCTTGGAGAAGAATCCCACCATTGTCAATTTTCCCATCAA GAACGTGGACTTTGGTGACATTCTGGGCATGCGCCAGAGGGACAAGGATGTCAAGGATACCAAATACAATCTGGTGGCGAACATTGTCCACGACGGTGACCCCAAGAAGGGCACTTATCGCGCCCACATACTGCACAAGGCAAACGGGCAGTGGTACGAGATGCAGGACTTGCATGTCACCGAAATCCTACCCCAGATGATCACCCTCACCGAGTCCTACATTCAGATCTACGAGCGCAGTTCGGATCCCTCATGA
- the LOC6901723 gene encoding uncharacterized protein encodes MILLPVLRLSIFPCGCCFQLFHQMVSRAHAWAPPQFPRGEGHGVLALGLSARKKNRCYCQSVARVFESKMSELQQQQNSYEQECQRAELLGLQAPDKDEFDRRLQARLEQEQADHDAAEAVLLEQQGEALRDVGGKLGELNSILSSTQQRLNRFKQTACGSLTNIFARPSSGSVDLSAAAAGAAEGAASQEERAPVQEQPRHPPTAAEVSAAKAAKQQRIDSDLDKLDALINKADNAHIAMSEQTKQMRRLAK; translated from the exons ATGATTCTACTCCCTGTGCTCCGTCTTTCTATCTTTccttgtggctgctgctttcAGCTGTTCCATCAGATGGTCAGCCGTGCGCATGCCTGGGCGCCCCCACAATTCCCAAGGGGAGAAGGGCACGGGGTACTGGCCCTGGGATTGAGCGCAAGGAAAAAAAATCGATGTTATTGCCAGTCGGTTGCCAGAGTGTTTGAAAGCAAGATGTCcgaattgcagcagcagcagaacagctACGAGCAAGAGTGCCAGCGGGCGGAGCTGCTGGGCCTGCAGGCGCCAGACAAGGACGAGTTTGATCGTAGACTCCAAGCCCGCctcgagcaggagcaggccgACCACGATGCAGCCGAGGCAGTG CTGTTGGAGCAACAAGGCGAAGCGCTTAGAGATGTCGGCGGCAAGCTGGGCGAACTGAATAGCATTTTGTCCAGCACGCAGCAGAGACTGAACCGATTTAAGCAGACGGCCTGCGGCAGCCTCACCAACATCTTTGCCCGACCCAGCTCCGGGTCCGTAGATctctctgcagcagcagcaggagcagcagagggaGCCGCGTCCCAGGAAGAGCGTGCCCCTGTCCAAGAGCAGCCACGGCACCCACCCACAGCGGCCGAGGTCAGTGCCGCCAAGGCCGCCAAGCAGCAGCGCATAGACTCGGATCTGGACAAACTGGACGCGCTAATCAACAAGGCGGATAACGCCCACATAGCCATGAGCGAGCAGACGAAGCAGATGCGGCGCTTGGCCAAGTGA
- the LOC4814564 gene encoding uncharacterized protein, which yields MLAGVLIEIRPYLNCGQVYIQLHRNDASNMRVVILEQRIYIDDADRGTGKSIDTEIMRVNEFDMDLSSLSGFLLSGKNMSFRFSFNRIAVAVLDKRTVSVPMQPLLLSCCENESLAIQCVGCQAEVAPRRIYTRLREFPNCIVDPNEFFCHGHDHGHGHGHGQDRPHSLLPGEKDLFYGLNNVIIRMVNLAKIVRRGEHLHCQRCMRFLGMAIFNGEAARLWADTVRWLPSAQKSDGLPPAIRHFFQFSTMTELVLRLLNSLWPHVLPSINLTGSRAVLYASPTSQQKQYMLIRVVEPQLRVLRRISGKAPVLRGYYAIKLSYGIYEDCQEEPPDILQRWQAHQDVSQFEISPKMFMELRQRLDRNAEYQPMEWRRSAMEENLVLTYFIYEDEAQPGGSYVASAKLPSSYSSDSDDEQSDPGSVMFGRKRSPSIRRAISLPSVLNGESNRQRLLNWLLESRLNAAKKESGRQRLAELQPNLSDASSSN from the coding sequence ATGTTAGCGGGCGTACTCATCGAGATTCGTCCCTACCTAAACTGCGGCCAAGTGTATATCCAGCTCCATCGCAATGACGCCAGCAACATGCGCGTCGTCATCCTGGAGCAGCGAATCTACATTGATGATGCCGACCGTGGAACAGGGAAATCCATAGACACCGAGATCATGCGAGTAAACGAGTTCGACATGGACCTCAGCAGCCTGTCCGGCTTCCTCTTGAGCGGCAAAAACATGAGCTTTCGCTTTAGTTTCAACAGAATAGCCGTCGCTGTCCTTGACAAACGCACGGTAAGCGTGCCCATGCAGCCGCTGCTCCTTAGCTGCTGCGAGAATGAATCCCTGGCGATCCAATGCGTTGGCTGCCAGGCAGAGGTAGCCCCGCGGCGCATCTACACGCGCCTTCGTGAGTTTCCCAATTGCATTGTGGATCCGAATGAGTTCTTTTGCCACGGCCAcgaccatggacatggacatggacatggacaggaCAGGCCACACAGCCTGTTGCCGGGCGAGAAAGACCTCTTCTACGGCCTCAACAACGTGATCATACGGATGGTCAATCTGGCCAAAATTGTGAGACGTGGCGAGCACTTGCATTGCCAGCGCTGCATGCGTTTCCTGGGCATGGCCATCTTCAATGGAGAAGCGGCCAGACTGTGGGCCGATACCGTTCGCTGGCTGCCGTCAGCTCAGAAATCAGACGGACTGCCGCCGGCCATCCGTCACTTCTTCCAGTTTTCCACCATGACGGAGCTGGTGTTGCGCCTGCTCAACAGCCTGTGGCCCCATGTGTTGCCATCGATAAACCTCACGGGCAGCCGCGCCGTTCTGTACGCCTCTCCCACATCGCAGCAAAAGCAGTATATGCTCATCCGTGTGGTGGAGCCGCAGCTGAGAGTGCTGCGGCGCATCAGTGGGAAGGCGCCCGTGCTGCGCGGCTACTATGCCATCAAGCTCAGCTACGGCATCTACGAAGACTGCCAGGAGGAGCCGCCGGATATCCTGCAGCGCTGGCAGGCCCACCAGGATGTCTCCCAGTTTGAAATCTCTCCCAAAATGTTCATGGAGCTGCGCCAGCGCCTCGACCGCAACGCCGAGTACCAACCCATGGAGTGGCGCCGCAGTGCGATGGAAGAAAATCTCGTCCTTACGTACTTCATATACGAGGACGAGGCTCAGCCGGGTGGCAGTTACGTGGCTAGTGCGAAGCTTCCAAGCTCATACAGTAGCGACAGCGATGACGAACAGTCGGATCCAGGCAGCGTTATGTTCGGCCGAAAGCGCAGCCCAAGTATCAGACGTGCCATATCCCTGCCGAGCGTGCTCAATGGAGAGTCCAACCGCCAGCGTCTGCTTAATTGGCTGCTAGAGTCGCGCCTGAATGCGGCCAAGAAGGAGTCTGGCCGCCAGCGCTTGGCAGAGTTGCAGCCGAACCTGAGCGACGCCTCTTCCTCAAACTAA
- the LOC4815246 gene encoding cytochrome b5 isoform X5, with translation MAKEISLATVKKHNKADDLWIVIENKVYDVTKFRLEHPGGEDSLVDVAGRDGTKEFIDVGHSLEAREIMKKFYIGDLAAADIKKNSPIS, from the exons ATGGCAAAAGAAATTTCATTGGCTACAGTCAAGAAGCACAACAAGGCTGATGATCTCTGGATAGTTATCGAAAATAAAGTCTATGACGTCACCAAGTTTCGGCTCGAG CATCCCGGTGGTGAGGACTCGCTCGTAGATGTGGCTGGTCGTGATGGCACCAAGGAGTTCATCGACGTGGGCCACAGCCTAGAGGCCAG GGAGATTATGAAAAAGTTTTATATTGGCGATTTGGCGGCCGCTGATATCAAAAAGAACAGCCCAATTAG CTGA
- the LOC4815246 gene encoding cytochrome b5 isoform X2: MAKEISLATVKKHNKADDLWIVIENKVYDVTKFRLEHPGGEDSLVDVAGRDGTKEFIDVGHSLEAREIMKKFYIGDLAAADIKKNSPIRCAHVGLALGAVFLGFALIYVIKRGGGPKQ, encoded by the exons ATGGCAAAAGAAATTTCATTGGCTACAGTCAAGAAGCACAACAAGGCTGATGATCTCTGGATAGTTATCGAAAATAAAGTCTATGACGTCACCAAGTTTCGGCTCGAG CATCCCGGTGGTGAGGACTCGCTCGTAGATGTGGCTGGTCGTGATGGCACCAAGGAGTTCATCGACGTGGGCCACAGCCTAGAGGCCAG GGAGATTATGAAAAAGTTTTATATTGGCGATTTGGCGGCCGCTGATATCAAAAAGAACAGCCCAATTAG ATGCGCTCATGTGGGACTGGCCCTGGGTGCTGTTTTTCTGGGCTTTGCTCTGATTTATGTGATTAAGCGGGGAGGAGGACCCAAGCAGTAA
- the LOC4815246 gene encoding cytochrome b5 isoform X1 has product MAKEISLATVKKHNKADDLWIVIENKVYDVTKFRLEHPGGEDSLVDVAGRDGTKEFIDVGHSLEAREIMKKFYIGDLAAADIKKNSPISRCAHVGLALGAVFLGFALIYVIKRGGGPKQ; this is encoded by the exons ATGGCAAAAGAAATTTCATTGGCTACAGTCAAGAAGCACAACAAGGCTGATGATCTCTGGATAGTTATCGAAAATAAAGTCTATGACGTCACCAAGTTTCGGCTCGAG CATCCCGGTGGTGAGGACTCGCTCGTAGATGTGGCTGGTCGTGATGGCACCAAGGAGTTCATCGACGTGGGCCACAGCCTAGAGGCCAG GGAGATTATGAAAAAGTTTTATATTGGCGATTTGGCGGCCGCTGATATCAAAAAGAACAGCCCAATTAG CAGATGCGCTCATGTGGGACTGGCCCTGGGTGCTGTTTTTCTGGGCTTTGCTCTGATTTATGTGATTAAGCGGGGAGGAGGACCCAAGCAGTAA
- the LOC4815246 gene encoding probable cytochrome b5 2 isoform X3 — MAKEISLATVKKHNKADDLWIVIENKVYDVTKFRLEHPGGEDSLVDVAGRDGTKEFIDVGHSLEAREIMKKFYIGDLAAADIKKNSPISTSATPTETGEASISNAPPTAPKQCCILH; from the exons ATGGCAAAAGAAATTTCATTGGCTACAGTCAAGAAGCACAACAAGGCTGATGATCTCTGGATAGTTATCGAAAATAAAGTCTATGACGTCACCAAGTTTCGGCTCGAG CATCCCGGTGGTGAGGACTCGCTCGTAGATGTGGCTGGTCGTGATGGCACCAAGGAGTTCATCGACGTGGGCCACAGCCTAGAGGCCAG GGAGATTATGAAAAAGTTTTATATTGGCGATTTGGCGGCCGCTGATATCAAAAAGAACAGCCCAATTAG cactagtgccacgcccacagaaACTGGTGAAGCCAGCATCAGTAATGCTCCTCCTACCGCGCCCAAGCAATGTTGCATCCTGCATTAA
- the LOC4815246 gene encoding cytochrome b5 isoform X4, with protein sequence MAKEISLATVKKHNKADDLWIVIENKVYDVTKFRLEHPGGEDSLVDVAGRDGTKEFIDVGHSLEAREIMKKFYIGDLAAADIKKNSPIRKP encoded by the exons ATGGCAAAAGAAATTTCATTGGCTACAGTCAAGAAGCACAACAAGGCTGATGATCTCTGGATAGTTATCGAAAATAAAGTCTATGACGTCACCAAGTTTCGGCTCGAG CATCCCGGTGGTGAGGACTCGCTCGTAGATGTGGCTGGTCGTGATGGCACCAAGGAGTTCATCGACGTGGGCCACAGCCTAGAGGCCAG GGAGATTATGAAAAAGTTTTATATTGGCGATTTGGCGGCCGCTGATATCAAAAAGAACAGCCCAATTAG AAAACCCTAA
- the LOC6901722 gene encoding uncharacterized protein → MYECTICGQTRGSVSSNPQYDFRRPSTRPEERTVVGTSDHCSKCQQLTFFINLEESEDEVHDEQTGKNAPDWVLQGVVQPVGVTSSRSDLLDNNPHPPPKVPALQERHYLRKKPPLTPPTQEEKTPLTPPLQSQEQQHQDLGENPASPRTTPTQSKKKQRQAASLTPRSASIQQRHYSIPRSSSERRAGARQRRRRKRLTKSMASKVPADSCCHFKDLGNLSSSKTTTTTTQQQQQSDLERIPIYPREDMHMQQIARYRKVQPSNEESSIARSLQQGDGSGDGLADISTSGEKPESKTSGSPSSQNSLEHLQRTIEAKRKVMENLNNIQRRMQHLEKRNRLAWSIKKCPQRQCGGALPTPDQAERLNGGEVDKDADLDRLIRKSGEVDKGAALLGEQLLDVIKEKSGFSNDTRESPNLQRESPNLEDTVQQETKPKRLGSIVQRCNYQRIFPVPPPGENTTLSWPAQSQFSTVNVRANETLQEEPKTNVVLVEKGGSKKLKRRRDPIQCPEGDCPRLCFVSSLITHLRTDHHTVTVDGMALRQTKTFFLDPNETRLNQTKCHRMFLLPGKTISSMFDEPLDLLPVLFMSVRTRHRDLFVERSTSSSLPQYQQEDDSHEMLLLWLSTLQPTGGRLCGTLAVRAQKRADTTMVATGSTYDLRASLKIGALFASSSVLIIPHATLQRLSKKRKQMIIIQAKIY, encoded by the exons ATGTACGAGTGCACAATATGTGGCCAGACGAGGGGCTCTGTTAGCAGCAATCCGCAGTACGATTTCCGTCGTCCTAGCACCAGACCAGAGGAGCGTACCGTGGTGGGTACCTCCGACCATTGCAGCAAATGCCAGCAGCTCACCTTCTTCATCAATTTGGAGGAGAGTGAGGATGAAGTACACGATGAACAAACGGGCAAGAATGCT CCCGATTGGGTATTGCAGGGCGTTGTGCAGCCCGTGGGGGTTACTTCTTCTCGTTCTGATTTGCTGGATAATAATCCGCATCCGCCACCCAAGGTGCCAGCACTGCAGGAGCGCCATTACCTGCGAAAGAAACCTCCTCTGACCCCACCAACCCAGGAGGAGAAGACTCCTCTGACCCCACCATTACAgagccaggagcagcagcaccaggatcTGGGAGAGAATCCTGCAAGTCCCAGGACCACACCAACACAAAGCAAGAAGAAGCAGCGCCAGGCAGCGTCACTGACCCCACGATCTGCCAGCATACAGCAGCGCCATTATTCGATCCCACGATCGTCGAGCGAGCGGCGTGCGGGGGCTCGCCAGCGGAGGCGCAGAAAGAGGCTCACCAAGTCTATGGCGTCCAAGGTGCCGGCAGATTCCTGCTGTCATTTCAAAGATCTCGGAAACTTAAGCAGCTCCaagactacgactacgaccacgcagcagcaacagcagtccGACCTTGAAAGGATTCCCATATATCCTAGGGAGGATATGCATATGCAGCAGATCGCACGTTATCGGAAGGTGCAACCGTCCAACGAGGAGTCCAGCATCGCCAGGTCGCTTCAGCAGGGAGATGGAAGCGGAGATGGCCTCGCTGACATCTCAACCAGCGGCGAGAAACCAGAGTCGAAGACTAGTGGCTCTCCCAGCTCTCAGAACTCCCTGGAGCATCTGCAGCGCACAATCGAGGCGAAGCGCAAGGTAATGGAAAATTTGAACAACATTCAACGTCGCATGCAGCATCTGGAGAAGAGGAATCGATTGGCATGGTCCATCAAGAAGTGCCCTCAGCGTCAGTGCGGCGGAGCTCTGCCAACCCCTGACCAGGCTGAACGGCTGAACGGAGGAGAGGTGGATAAAGATGCTGACCTAGATCGTCTTATTCGGAAGAGCGGGGAGGTGGACAAAGGCGCAGCCCTGCTCGGGGAGCAACTGCTGGATGTCATCAAGGAGAAGAGTGGTTTCAGCAACGATACGCGAGAATCCCCAAATCTTCAGCGAGAAAGCCCCAATTTGGAGGACACCGTGCAGCAGGAGACGAAACCTAAGAGGCTTGGGTCCATCGTGCAGCGTTGCAACTACCAGCGGATCTTTCCGGTTCCACCTCCTGGCGAAAACACAACGCTGTCTTGGCCAGCCCAGTCCCAGTTCAGCACAGTCAACGTCCGGGCGAACGAGACCCTGCAGGAAGAGCCGAAGACGAACGTCGTCTTGGTGGAGAAGGGCGGGTCCAAAAAGCTGAAGAGGCGCCGTGATCCCATACAGTGCCCCGAAGGGGATTGCCCGAGACTGTGCTTCGTCTCGTCCCTTATTACCCATTTGCGAACCGATCATCACACGGTGACCGTTGATGGGATGGCCTTGCGGCAGACCAAGACCTTCTTCTTGGACCCGAACGAGACGCGTCTCAACCAGACCAAGTGCCACCGGATGTTCCTTTTGCCGGGAAAGACTATCAGTTCTATGTTCGACGAGCCGCTGGATCTGCTTCCCGTTCTGTTCATGTCGGTCCGTACCCGGCACCGTGATCTCTTTGTGGAacgcagcaccagcagctctTTGCCTCAGTATCAGCAAGAGGATGACTCGCACGAGATGCTGCTCCTGTGGCTGTCCACCTTACAGCCCACTGGTGGGCGCCTCTGTGGCACACTTGCTGTTCGTGCCCAAAAGCGAGCGGACACCACGATGGTGGCCACCGGCAGCACCTACGACCTTCGAGCAAGCCTTAAGATTGGCGCTCTCTTTGCCAGCTCCTCCGTCCTGATCATACCACATGCCACTCTTCAGCGCTTATCCAAGAAGCGCAAGCAAATGATAATCATTCAAGCAaaaatttattag